In Streptobacillus ratti, the DNA window TCTTCCAATAATAATAGCAACACTTATAGAAAAAGGGGAACATATATTAAGAAATGTACCTGATTTAAGAGATATTAGAATACTATTTCAACTACTAGAAGATTTTGGAATGAAAGTTGAAAAATTAGATAGTAATAGTTATAAAATAATTAATGATGGCTTTAAGAGAAATGAAGCAAGTTATGAAATAGTTAAACAAATGAGAGCTTCATTTTTAGTTATGGGGCCTATGGTTGCTAATTTACAAGAATCTGTAGTTTCTCTTCCAGGAGGTTGTGCTATAGGAAGTAGACCTGTTGATATACACTTAAAAGGATTTGAAGCATTAGGAGCAGAAATTACTCAAATAAGAGGATATATTCATGTTGTTGCTGAAAATCTTAAAGGAGCAGATATAGCTTTAACTTTCCCATCAGTTGGGGCAACACAAAATTTACTAATGGCAGCAGTTAAAATTTCAGGTACTACTAGAATAATTAATGCTGCAAAAGAACCAGAAATAGTAGATTTAGGAAATTATTTAATAAAAATGGGTGCAAAAATTGAAGGACTTGGAACTAACACTATAACTATTGAAGGTGTAGAGAAATTACATGCAGTTGAATATTCAATTATGCCTGATAGAATAGAAGCAGGAACATATGTTATTGCATCTATAGTTACAGATGGAGATCTTAAAATTAAAAATGCAAATATTGAAGATTTAGGTGTATTTAAACATCAACTTGAAGCTATGGGAGTTAAGTTTGAAAAAAATGGAGATATATTAACTGTTAAAGGGAAAGTTAAAGATTTAAAGCCTACTAGAATAGTTACTATGCCACATCCAGGTTTCCCAACAGATATGCAAGCTCAAATGATGTTATTGCTTTCATTAATTAAAGGACATAGTGAAGTAGAAGAAACTGTGTTTGAAAATAGATTTATGCATGTACCTGAATTAAATAGAATGGGTGCAGATATTAATATAAGACATGGGATAGCAAATGTTGAAGGTGTAGAAAACCTTTATGGAACTAATGTAATGGCATCTGATTTAAGGGCAGGAGCAGCATTAGTTGTAGCTGGTCTTATAGCAGATGGAGATACAATTTTAAGTAGAATTTATCACATAGATAGAGGATATGATAAATTAGAAGAAAAATTAAATAAAGTTGGAGCTAAGATAGAAAGAA includes these proteins:
- the murA gene encoding UDP-N-acetylglucosamine 1-carboxyvinyltransferase, with the translated sequence MVEGFKIEGKRPLNGIIEVSGAKNAALPIIIATLIEKGEHILRNVPDLRDIRILFQLLEDFGMKVEKLDSNSYKIINDGFKRNEASYEIVKQMRASFLVMGPMVANLQESVVSLPGGCAIGSRPVDIHLKGFEALGAEITQIRGYIHVVAENLKGADIALTFPSVGATQNLLMAAVKISGTTRIINAAKEPEIVDLGNYLIKMGAKIEGLGTNTITIEGVEKLHAVEYSIMPDRIEAGTYVIASIVTDGDLKIKNANIEDLGVFKHQLEAMGVKFEKNGDILTVKGKVKDLKPTRIVTMPHPGFPTDMQAQMMLLLSLIKGHSEVEETVFENRFMHVPELNRMGADINIRHGIANVEGVENLYGTNVMASDLRAGAALVVAGLIADGDTILSRIYHIDRGYDKLEEKLNKVGAKIERIKLEV